A genomic window from Ptychodera flava strain L36383 unplaced genomic scaffold, AS_Pfla_20210202 Scaffold_72__1_contigs__length_606033_pilon, whole genome shotgun sequence includes:
- the LOC139128818 gene encoding uncharacterized protein produces the protein METERIARLEHKLEELQDTLEVETSEAARDQILQHMQEIQDEIIELSTVVDSSSKEPRRSERVPPLTQKMAEFQETQRVKKENQLRKAFTKNYGAWKLATKSVRTTLKSHCTPETLDSLETSLHMKRDEVIKTYEALREVCVPEQEILRQTDTCTAITKQLLQVIINKKKNTGEENTDQQLHDMLQHDCNRSIFSTELSRSSHLSLSSVERRAEAAAELAAQRAELIGTA, from the coding sequence ATGGAAACAGAGAGAATTGCCCGCCTAGAACACAAATTAGAGGAACTCCAAGACACTTTGGAAGTAGAAACTAGTGAAGCTGCAAGAGATCAAATTCTGCAACATATGCAAGAAATTCAAGATGAAATTATAGAGCTCAGTACGGTGGTTGATAGCAGTAGCAAAGAACCTCGTAGGAGTGAAAGAGTTCCTCCCCTCACTCAGAAAATGGCAGAGTTTCAGGAAACACAGAGAGTGAAGAAAGAGAATCAACTGAGAAAGGCCTTCACTAAAAATTACGGAGCCTGGAAGTTAGCTACTAAATCAGTACGAACAACCTTAAAGAGCCATTGCACTCCAGAAACGCTCGACAGTCTTGAAACGTCACTGCACATGAAAAGGGATGAAGTCATCAAAACATATGAAGCCCTGCGTGAAGTTTGTGTCCCGGAACAAGAAATTCTGCGACAGACTGACACTTGTACAgctatcacaaaacaattactTCAAGTGATcataaacaagaaaaagaatACCGGTGAAGAAAACACCGATCAGCAACTACATGACATGCTGCAACATGACTGCAACAGGTCCATATTCAGTACAGAGCTATCAAGATCATCTCACCTCTCCCTGTCTTCAGTAGAGAGACGAGCAGAGGCAGCTGCTGAACTTGCAGCCCAAAGGGCAGAGTTAATTGGAACTGCTTAG